In Mus musculus strain C57BL/6J chromosome 15, GRCm38.p6 C57BL/6J, the genomic stretch CCCAACCCTCTGCTGATGCCGTGCATGACCAGACACTGGAGACAAAAGGGTGAGAGGCTCAAGGGAAGGGGAAGACAGCAGGAGAGCTGCCCACCCTGGGCCATTAGAGGACAGTCCAGCAGGCTGAATGCAACACTGGCTGGGGTCTCTACTATGTAGGTCTGGCTGAACCCTCATCCGTTAGCAGAGGCAGCAGCCCCAACTCCTGGAGTCTTTCCCTGGCTGCCGCCTCCCAGCCTTTGTTGGCCTGTGCGCTTCGAGGAGATGGATGCAGGAGCCCCTCCACCTGCACCTCCGGGGTCAGCCCTGCTAGAGCTCTTCGGGCTCGCTGCTCTGCCAGCCGCCCCACTCCCACTACCAGACGCACCCCTAGCAGCTGCACCTGCCGGCAGAGGGCTGCGTCGCAGATCGACAGCAGCTGCTCCCGCTGCTTGGCGGGCAGCTCAGCTGGGGTAAGGTTTCGTCCACTGGGAGCCAAGAAGAGTAGAGGACACAGATTGTGGACAAAGCAGTGCCGGAAGAAGACTTGAGGCTGTCCGCAGAGGGTCCGGAAAAAGCCCCAGAATCGGGCTCCGCTCACCTCTGACTGTGGGCACTCCAGTCCCAACACTGGTCGCTTGGGGTGCTCTTGTGGAGGGGtcagcacagggcccccaacgccCAACCAGTCCCGGACCACATTCACTTCCCCAAAGGGTACCTgcgggaggagagagacagacgcAAGGGGCTTCAGGCTGGAGATCTGACCC encodes the following:
- the Smug1 gene encoding single-strand selective monofunctional uracil DNA glycosylase isoform X1; the protein is MAASQTFPLGPTHEPASALMEPLPCTRSLAEGFLEEELRLNAELSQLQFPEPVGVIYNPVDYAWEPHRNYVTRYCQGPKEVLFLGMNPGPFGMAQTGVPFGEVNVVRDWLGVGGPVLTPPQEHPKRPVLGLECPQSEVSGARFWGFFRTLCGQPQVFFRHCFVHNLCPLLFLAPSGRNLTPAELPAKQREQLLSICDAALCRQVQLLGVRLVVGVGRLAEQRARRALAGLTPEVQVEGLLHPSPRSAQANKGWEAAARERLQELGLLPLLTDEGSARPT